The Gemmatimonadota bacterium genomic interval CTGGACGAACTACGCTCAAGCGGACAAATCAAAGGCATTGGCGTGGGACTCAACATGCTGGGACTCATTCCCCGATTCCTGGACATGATCGATATCGACTTCTTCATCGTCGCCATGCCCTATACCCTCCTCGACCAGGACCCCTTAGACGAAGAATTTCCAAAATGCGCTGAACACGGCGCCGACATCGTCATCGGCTCCGTATTTGCCTCCGGCATCCTCGCCACAGGACCAGTGAAAGGCGCATTATACGCGTACGACACCGCAACCTCAGAAATCCTTGAAAAAACGCGAAAAATAGAAACAATATGCAATGCACACAACGTACCGCTCCCGGCAGCAGCCATCCAATTCCCACTCGCACACCCCAGCGTCGCCGCCATTATCCCCGGCGCCCTCAAACCCGAATACATCCATGCAAACATCAAAAACTATCAGCATCCCATACCTTCAGACCTCTGGGCCGAACTAAAATCTGAGGGCTTGCTGCGCGAAGACGCGCCAACACCGGATTGAAGGAAGAAGTAGGAAGGAAGAAGTAGGAGACCAATTGTTG includes:
- a CDS encoding aldo/keto reductase; this encodes MNTIKTRTVGQTGLEVTEMGMGGAPIGDLFELVSETQAQDTLQAAWDAGIRYFDTAPFYGYGKSEHRLGHFLRQQNREEFAISTKVGRVLKATRDIKTFDKDMWIGGLPFEYAFDYSYDGIMRSYEDSLQRLSLHAVELLLIHDPDYFFHTSEDMVTATLAQIYTSGWRALDELRSSGQIKGIGVGLNMLGLIPRFLDMIDIDFFIVAMPYTLLDQDPLDEEFPKCAEHGADIVIGSVFASGILATGPVKGALYAYDTATSEILEKTRKIETICNAHNVPLPAAAIQFPLAHPSVAAIIPGALKPEYIHANIKNYQHPIPSDLWAELKSEGLLREDAPTPD